The DNA window GGTGCAAATTTTGCTCtgtttgcaaattagttttttagaagtacattttgaaatgaataaGCTAAGAAACATTACAGGAAATCAATATATGGATGGAAACAGTacattttcatgagcacaaaagtTCAGAACTACAAAGTATGCAGTGCAGTGATAGTGTACTATCATGCATCCACACTTGTTACTTAAAATAGGCATCTTTACCTATGTGTAACTGAAGTCACCTCTACTATTAACTTAAAAAGACGAAAGCAGTTCATGAAAATCTAAAAATTGTCATAATTCATAAGCAAATGTGAATTAGGACATTGTGTGGTTTAAATCATCTAACATGTGGCCTTTACTACAAAATATGTGCTTCAATTACTTGAGCCAAATACATCATAATAAGCTATCATTTAAACTAAATCTGAACTCAAAGCAATTACAAAAGAGAACAGCAAACATAGCTCAGGATGTTTCTGCAACCTTTATGAAATAAAACATTAGAAATCTTACATGCAAGCCTCCAAATTTTGCCTCCAAACTAATGCATGAGAGCACAGAGAAGCATGCCTGTTTTGGAGGGCTACAGCAGGCATAGCAGAGTAGAGCACACAACCAGAAGCCTGCATAAAAGAGCAAACACATAGCTTGTATCAAGAGCCCAGAAGTTGCATAAATTGCAATTAAACAGTTGACTTGCATAATTGTAATTCTCCATTTTTAAGATCATAACAAGCTACATTTTCAAATTTCTACAAATTTGTCATATACATAATATATAGAATAAGCGCCTTCAACTTCCTGAACCATTGATATATCCTGCTGCCTTGTGCTGATTGCCTGTAGTTTTTTTTACAGCACACAAAAAGTATGTGCAGTTGGTCTACTGTATGTGTATCTGGTTAGAAGAGCAACATGTAAACCACTAGTAAGAACACACAATGTTTCCTGATGCTGAACTTAAACTATTATCATGGTTCCCCATCATTCAGAAATGCTAACCGAACTTGGCGCATATACAGAAAAAACTCAAGTACAGTTTAATTTTTTATAACCTTCCATTGATTACATGACCCAATTAATTGCAGCCACTAAAAGTCTAAGCAATGGCATTCCATGTATTTATACTACTGTTACTGAATTTATACAATCAACGGATGCTACTGTCATCCATCTACGTGTACACAAATCATTGAATGCTACTGCCTATGTCATATTGCTGAAAAACATATTCAGAAGATGTGTGgcaaactgttttttttttcttctgaagATGGCAAGTAGTAACAGAACTACAGACATCTTGGTTGGGCAAATCCATCTTGCAGACGTAATTGGAATAGCAAGGAAAAATAGAGGAGATGGGGGTGACCTGGAAGACGAAGCGGGCAGATCTGAGGTTGGGGTCGGAGGAGTAGAACGTGGAGGCTCCCGGAACTCGGTGATGGATCCCCGTGCGCCTGCCGCCGCACAGCATGGACGAGGTGCTGTCCGCCGTAGCCTCCCTGCGAGCGCCTCTGGCCTCCCTGCTCGGCTGCTCACGGTCGCCCGCTGCCGCGCTCTGCTCGCTCACTCCGCAGTGCAGGGCCGCTCTCTCCGCGCAGGGCCGTCGCCGTGCTCTGCTTGCTCGTGCCGCCATCGCGCCTTAGGGTTATGGAGTTGGTCCGACTAGATGCGCTGCGTACTGGTACTGCCGACTGCGACTGCGGGATGGGGTTGGCGACATGAGGCGCAGGCCATGGTGGGCCGTGGTGGCCTGGTGGGAGTGGCCGAGCGGGTGGGAGTTGGTCACTGTGTTCTTTTTTCTTTTACAATTTTCCGGTCATCGAGAGGCGCAAAAAAAAAGCTGCCAATGAAAATTTTGTGCGCCAATACGTGCTGGCTGCTAATATTTTAGCGCCAAAGAATAAAGTAATTAGCCTGTTTGCCAAAtctgtcaaaaaaaaaatataaagcacacatgaatattagtttacaccctgttcgcttggctgataagccatggctgaaagtaccgttggctgatttgttgtgagaaaaaaatactgttcgttagctgaaaaaagtacggcttataagtcaagtGAACAGGGCGTAATTATCCTGTGAGCCAAATTTTTTTTGTACACTCCGTGAAAACCTACAGGGTTATTATTGATTATCCTTATGTACTAGGTGAGTCGACAGGTTAAACAAAATTCGTATTTTTATGCCCACAAAAAAACACAGCACACAGGAAAAATGCAGTTTCCGGTAGTGAGTGGTACGACTATTCATTTGGATTCATGAGATCATTGCATTCAATCCCCCATGTTGACTCTTTTTTAATGTTAACATTAGTTCCTGAATACAtggggaaaaaagaaaaaatatgcacATGGAATCCACTCGACTATGTGGCAGTTTGGTCCAAATGTCATCTTGGATAGCAATGTTAAGAAAATTAATAAAATAATTTATAACACATTATCCTTGTAAAAAAATTAAGACTATTGTAAATTAGTGTTTATGACACGATAAAAATTGTCACAATAAGAAATTTGACTACCTTTTAAGACGTTTTTTGTGACATACATTTACTTATGTCACTAAGTTTAAATGCTTGTGAATCAAACGTCATAAACTAGTCGATTTAGTGACTTTTGACCAGATGTCATGCCATAGACGTCATAAACTAACACATCTCTTGTAGTGTACTGATTGTTccatgttgacggtcactaacacccgttttgaccatcaacattccacccaaaagcatgaaaaagtgaggtaaatcatcatcacatgtgtagaatTTTGTTTAACTTTCACCTAGTTCCATTTGTGCttatagaattatttgtatgctgaaaatatggcaaaaataggccaaaatggtgacaaacatggacaTATGAAGCAAGTGGACGTGGTAGGCCCACTTGGGCTCGTCGCCTGACCCCACTTGGGAACCGTCCGCCCACCCCAAGTGCCACCTTGGCActtgccacgtcaccgatccGTGGAAGCTGCTCCATAAGCTCTCCCATGCATTGATCTATGTTGGTTTCAATCGATGGTCATGATGAAGAGGCCATGGATCCACCGGCTCACCGTCATACACATGGAAGCCTCCAACCGAC is part of the Miscanthus floridulus cultivar M001 chromosome 9, ASM1932011v1, whole genome shotgun sequence genome and encodes:
- the LOC136483760 gene encoding uncharacterized protein isoform X2; this translates as MAARASRARRRPCAERAALHCGVSEQSAAAGDREQPSREARGARREATADSTSSMLCGGRRTGIHHRVPGASTFYSSDPNLRSARFVFQASGCVLYSAMPAVALQNRVKLTGTSREEYIGSIVPALKLGGSPVLSSRPFWLARVPQHEMNFCVDTCSGMSSGTP
- the LOC136483760 gene encoding uncharacterized protein isoform X1; the encoded protein is MAARASRARRRPCAERAALHCGVSEQSAAAGDREQPSREARGARREATADSTSSMLCGGRRTGIHHRVPGASTFYSSDPNLRSARFVFQASGCVLYSAMPAVALQNRHASLCSHALVWRQNLEACMVKLTGTSREEYIGSIVPALKLGGSPVLSSRPFWLARVPQHEMNFCVDTCSGMSSGTP